A region of Maribacter algicola DNA encodes the following proteins:
- a CDS encoding NAD(P)H-dependent glycerol-3-phosphate dehydrogenase, whose product MKEEMKFAVLGGGSWATAIVKMLTANQDTVGWYMRNTDAIGYLKIQKHNPNYLTSVEFKMEQLFLTDNIDEIVAYADVLIFAIPSAFLMQELDKLTVSFKDKIIFSAIKGIVPETGKIVGEHFHDSYNIPFENIGVITGPCHAEEVAMERLSYLTIACADAKKAKLVAKNLSSNYIKTKITKDIIGTEYAAMLKNIYAIAAGIAHGLGYGDNFQSVLMSNAIREMKRYTKRIHNIDRNINQSAYLGDLLVTGYSTFSRNRMFGNMIGKGYTVKSAKMEMSMVAEGYYATKSAYKIKNDFKKKVKTPIIDAVYEVLYENKNAKKVFAALTEKLD is encoded by the coding sequence ATGAAGGAAGAAATGAAATTTGCAGTATTGGGAGGAGGGAGTTGGGCCACCGCGATAGTTAAAATGTTAACCGCCAATCAGGATACGGTGGGCTGGTATATGCGTAATACCGATGCCATTGGCTACCTTAAAATCCAAAAGCACAATCCCAACTACCTTACCTCTGTGGAGTTTAAGATGGAGCAGTTGTTTTTGACCGACAATATCGACGAAATTGTGGCTTATGCAGATGTGCTCATTTTTGCCATTCCTTCTGCATTTTTAATGCAGGAATTGGACAAGCTTACTGTATCGTTTAAGGACAAAATCATTTTTTCGGCTATAAAAGGTATTGTACCTGAGACCGGCAAAATCGTTGGGGAACATTTTCATGATTCCTATAACATTCCCTTTGAAAACATAGGGGTAATTACCGGTCCTTGCCACGCCGAGGAAGTAGCTATGGAACGACTTTCCTATTTGACCATTGCCTGCGCCGATGCCAAAAAGGCCAAATTGGTGGCCAAAAACCTGTCCAGTAACTACATCAAGACAAAGATTACCAAGGATATTATTGGTACGGAGTATGCCGCCATGCTCAAGAACATTTATGCCATTGCGGCCGGAATTGCCCATGGATTGGGCTATGGTGATAACTTTCAAAGTGTATTGATGAGCAATGCCATTAGGGAAATGAAACGCTATACCAAACGCATCCACAACATAGACCGAAACATTAACCAATCTGCCTATTTGGGAGACCTCTTAGTTACTGGATATTCCACATTTAGTAGAAATAGAATGTTTGGGAACATGATCGGTAAAGGTTATACCGTAAAGAGCGCCAAAATGGAAATGAGCATGGTCGCAGAGGGCTATTACGCCACCAAAAGTGCCTATAAAATAAAGAACGATTTCAAAAAGAAGGTAAAGACCCCAATCATAGACGCAGTTTATGAGGTCCTCTACGAAAACAAAAACGCTAAAAAAGTCTTTGCTGCCTTAACCGAAAAGTTGGATTAA
- the amaB gene encoding L-piperidine-6-carboxylate dehydrogenase, producing MSEIAKEFGIVDALSALGLKENNNGSSTGIENFATGNTIESYSPVDGSLIGKVKSTSREDYEKVMEKATNAFKIWRKMPAPQRGEIVRQFGNKLRELKEPLGKLVSFEMGKSYQEGLGEVQEMIDICDFAVGLSRQLHGLTMHSERPGHRMYEQYHSLGVVGIISAFNFPVAVWAWNTALAWVCGDVCIWKPSEKTPLCGIACQNIAAAVFKENNLPEGISCLINGDYQVGEFMTQDKRVPLVSATGSIRMGKIVAQAVAARLGKSLLELGGNNAIIVTPDADIKMTVIGAVFGAVGTAGQRCTSTRRLIIHESIYDTVKDALVSAYQQLRIGNPLDQNNHVGPLIDTHAVTLYKKALQRVVEEGGNLIVEGGVLEGKGYESGCYVKPAIAEANNDYEIVQHETFAPVLYLLKYSGDVENAIEMQNGVVQGLSSAIMTNNLREAEKFLSVAGSDCGIANVNIGTSGAEIGGAFGGEKETGGGRESGSDAWKIYMRRQTNTINYTTELPLAQGIKFDL from the coding sequence ATGTCAGAAATTGCTAAAGAATTTGGAATAGTGGATGCCTTATCGGCCTTAGGCCTAAAAGAAAACAACAACGGCTCTTCAACGGGCATAGAAAATTTTGCAACGGGAAATACTATCGAATCCTATTCGCCTGTTGACGGTTCTTTAATAGGCAAGGTAAAATCAACCTCCAGAGAGGACTACGAAAAAGTGATGGAGAAGGCCACCAATGCCTTTAAAATTTGGAGAAAAATGCCCGCTCCCCAACGTGGGGAAATCGTACGTCAATTTGGCAATAAGCTTCGGGAGCTAAAGGAGCCCCTGGGTAAGCTGGTTTCCTTTGAAATGGGTAAAAGTTATCAAGAGGGCTTGGGAGAAGTTCAGGAAATGATAGACATTTGTGATTTTGCGGTGGGCCTATCACGACAACTCCACGGACTTACCATGCACTCCGAACGCCCCGGACACAGAATGTACGAGCAATACCATTCCTTGGGAGTCGTAGGGATAATTTCTGCCTTTAACTTTCCCGTGGCCGTTTGGGCCTGGAATACGGCCTTGGCTTGGGTATGTGGGGACGTATGTATTTGGAAACCGTCGGAAAAAACGCCCTTATGCGGGATTGCCTGCCAGAACATTGCGGCGGCCGTTTTCAAGGAAAACAATCTCCCCGAGGGTATTTCATGCCTTATCAATGGCGATTACCAAGTAGGTGAGTTTATGACACAGGACAAAAGGGTTCCGTTGGTATCCGCAACTGGATCTATCCGCATGGGAAAAATAGTGGCCCAAGCAGTGGCCGCTAGGCTGGGAAAATCCTTATTGGAGTTGGGTGGCAACAATGCCATTATCGTAACACCCGATGCGGATATCAAAATGACGGTCATTGGAGCCGTTTTTGGCGCGGTAGGTACCGCAGGACAGCGATGCACCTCCACGAGAAGGTTAATTATCCACGAATCCATATACGATACGGTAAAAGATGCCTTGGTATCCGCATACCAACAATTGCGAATTGGTAATCCCTTGGATCAGAACAACCATGTAGGTCCACTTATTGACACGCACGCCGTCACCCTTTACAAAAAAGCTCTCCAACGGGTTGTTGAAGAAGGCGGAAACCTAATCGTTGAAGGTGGCGTGCTTGAAGGTAAGGGCTATGAAAGTGGTTGTTATGTAAAGCCCGCCATCGCAGAAGCCAACAATGATTACGAAATCGTTCAACACGAGACTTTTGCTCCCGTCCTGTATTTGCTAAAATATTCCGGCGATGTAGAAAATGCCATAGAAATGCAGAATGGAGTGGTTCAAGGACTTTCATCCGCTATTATGACGAACAATTTGCGTGAAGCGGAAAAATTCCTTTCCGTAGCAGGAAGTGATTGTGGTATTGCGAATGTAAATATTGGAACCTCCGGTGCCGAAATTGGTGGTGCCTTTGGTGGTGAAAAAGAAACGGGCGGTGGCCGTGAAAGTGGTTCCGATGCCTGGAAAATCTACATGAGAAGACAAACCAATACCATTAACTATACCACCGAATTACCGCTGGCCCAAGGCATAAAGTTTGATTTATAG
- a CDS encoding DUF1304 domain-containing protein, which yields MLVVAKIITLLVAMLHCYFLWLEMFAWTTKAKKVFRNFPSDLFEPTKSMAANQGLYNGFLAAGLLWSLTISSPEWTVNIALFFLACVFIAGVYGAISVSKKIFYLQGLPALLGIIVWSTLKFGL from the coding sequence ATGTTAGTAGTTGCCAAGATAATTACCCTACTCGTGGCCATGCTGCATTGTTATTTCCTGTGGTTGGAAATGTTCGCTTGGACGACCAAGGCCAAAAAAGTCTTCAGGAATTTTCCTTCGGATTTATTCGAACCCACAAAAAGTATGGCGGCCAACCAGGGATTGTACAATGGATTTTTGGCCGCAGGTCTATTGTGGTCCTTGACCATATCCTCGCCGGAATGGACCGTAAATATTGCCCTTTTCTTTTTGGCCTGCGTCTTTATTGCTGGTGTATATGGGGCAATTTCCGTCTCAAAAAAAATATTTTACCTACAGGGGCTCCCTGCATTGTTGGGAATCATCGTTTGGTCCACCCTTAAGTTTGGTTTGTAA
- a CDS encoding nicotinic acid mononucleotide adenyltransferase has product MKHVKLLLGYALLANMLVSCYADVIIEDAYIEESAFNSDQVLQAYDLWYVDINETRGNGEVPFLQRAFTVTFDRGTFYANNNIVGIGKTGNGFGIEVGFYDTYRGVVEIDHDVDGLWLLEVYAVNGSTIELYDPSTDTSYILQGYQRNNFDYDHVFYDNINYFIQEYDAWEKTYTSNEGELNDFDDENYLQFLPNFFRSSVDAPGTSLGSLQWDYEGNYQVYDVANDASLKTLTLDYDFFGNDYFELYVINDGTIELYHPDSGTIYEFKGRGYQQYLKTGKGAVAKKRIKTSNPTMDVVRKRAK; this is encoded by the coding sequence ATGAAACATGTAAAACTACTTTTGGGATATGCATTATTGGCCAACATGTTGGTTTCCTGCTATGCAGATGTTATTATCGAGGATGCCTATATTGAAGAATCCGCTTTTAATAGCGATCAGGTTTTGCAGGCCTATGACCTATGGTATGTAGATATCAATGAAACCCGGGGAAATGGCGAAGTACCTTTTTTGCAAAGGGCCTTTACCGTAACTTTTGATAGAGGTACTTTTTATGCCAACAACAATATTGTGGGTATCGGGAAGACCGGAAACGGGTTTGGAATCGAAGTTGGTTTTTACGATACATACCGAGGCGTGGTTGAAATAGACCATGATGTAGACGGACTTTGGTTATTGGAGGTGTATGCCGTAAACGGAAGTACAATAGAGCTTTACGACCCTAGCACGGATACATCATATATACTTCAAGGTTATCAAAGAAACAATTTTGATTACGACCACGTATTTTACGACAACATCAATTACTTTATCCAGGAGTATGATGCTTGGGAAAAGACTTATACCAGTAACGAAGGGGAATTGAACGATTTTGATGACGAGAACTACCTACAGTTTTTGCCCAATTTCTTCCGTTCTTCGGTGGATGCACCTGGAACGTCCTTGGGAAGCCTGCAATGGGATTATGAAGGGAATTATCAGGTCTATGATGTTGCCAACGATGCTTCCTTAAAGACCTTGACCTTGGATTATGATTTTTTTGGCAACGATTATTTTGAGCTTTATGTGATCAATGATGGCACCATAGAATTATATCATCCGGATAGCGGAACTATTTACGAATTTAAGGGTAGGGGCTATCAGCAATATTTAAAAACGGGCAAAGGTGCCGTAGCTAAGAAAAGAATAAAGACTTCCAATCCTACCATGGATGTGGTAAGGAAGCGAGCAAAATAG
- the glpK gene encoding glycerol kinase GlpK has translation MGAYIISLDQGTTSSRALLVDEEGRIQGMTQKEFKQIFPKSGWVEHDAIEILETQLGVLKELISDNNVDLKDVKGIGITNQRETAVVWDKDTGKPVYNAIVWQDKRTANICEHLKKEGLTEHVRKTTGLVIDSYFSGTKVQWILDNVEGARKKANKGELLFGTIDTWLVWNMTTTKNHFTDYTNASRTLLYDIVNLKWDDRLLSAMNIPKSMLPEVKPSAFHFGDFEIDGVKIPIAGIAGDQQAALFGQGCFKKGTAKNTYGTGCFMLMNTGEEPQFSKNGLLTTIAYGLDGKVNYALEGSIFIAGAAIQWLRDGLELIKDAKETEALADSVEGESSVYVVPAFAGLGAPYWDMYARGAIFGLTRDTGKAHLVKATLESLAYQTKDILKAMEDDSGLQLKNLRVDGGACANNHLMQFQADILDSEVHRPEVIESTAMGAAFLAGIQVGLWTQADIDENRPMNRIFKPKFDRAKRRRLYAQWKKAVERSKAWEEE, from the coding sequence ATGGGAGCATATATTATATCGTTAGATCAGGGAACGACAAGTTCGCGTGCGTTGTTGGTAGATGAAGAAGGTAGGATTCAGGGAATGACGCAGAAAGAGTTCAAACAGATTTTCCCCAAGTCAGGTTGGGTAGAGCACGATGCCATTGAAATTCTGGAAACACAATTGGGTGTTTTAAAAGAATTAATTTCCGATAATAATGTCGATTTAAAGGACGTAAAAGGAATAGGCATAACCAACCAGCGTGAAACCGCCGTGGTATGGGACAAGGACACGGGTAAACCCGTGTACAATGCCATCGTGTGGCAAGACAAACGTACGGCAAATATTTGTGAACATCTTAAAAAGGAAGGTCTTACCGAGCATGTACGAAAAACAACGGGCTTGGTCATTGATTCATATTTTTCCGGAACCAAGGTCCAATGGATTTTGGATAACGTGGAAGGTGCTAGGAAGAAAGCCAATAAGGGCGAATTGCTGTTTGGAACCATAGATACTTGGTTGGTATGGAATATGACCACGACCAAAAACCATTTCACGGACTATACCAATGCCTCAAGAACCCTTTTGTATGATATTGTAAATTTAAAATGGGACGATCGGCTCTTAAGTGCCATGAATATTCCAAAGAGCATGTTGCCCGAAGTAAAACCCTCGGCATTCCATTTTGGGGATTTTGAAATCGACGGAGTTAAAATTCCTATAGCGGGGATTGCCGGGGACCAACAGGCAGCCTTGTTCGGACAGGGATGTTTCAAAAAAGGAACCGCAAAAAACACCTATGGTACAGGCTGTTTTATGCTAATGAACACCGGCGAAGAACCCCAATTTTCAAAGAATGGGTTATTGACCACTATTGCCTATGGCTTGGATGGCAAGGTGAATTATGCTCTTGAAGGCAGTATTTTCATTGCAGGAGCGGCTATACAGTGGCTACGCGATGGCCTGGAACTTATAAAAGATGCTAAGGAAACCGAAGCCCTTGCAGATTCGGTAGAGGGAGAAAGTTCCGTATATGTTGTGCCGGCCTTTGCCGGGCTAGGTGCACCTTATTGGGATATGTATGCCCGTGGAGCCATTTTTGGGTTGACTAGGGACACGGGCAAGGCACATTTGGTCAAAGCGACCTTGGAGTCACTTGCCTATCAGACGAAGGATATCCTAAAGGCCATGGAGGATGACTCCGGATTACAGTTAAAAAACCTAAGGGTAGATGGCGGTGCCTGTGCAAACAATCACCTTATGCAGTTTCAGGCCGATATCTTGGATAGTGAAGTGCATCGGCCCGAAGTGATAGAGTCCACCGCCATGGGAGCGGCCTTTCTGGCAGGTATTCAAGTGGGGCTTTGGACACAAGCTGATATTGATGAGAACCGACCCATGAACAGAATCTTTAAACCAAAATTTGATCGGGCAAAAAGAAGACGTTTATATGCCCAATGGAAAAAGGCCGTGGAACGATCAAAAGCTTGGGAAGAGGAATAA
- a CDS encoding CAP domain-containing protein, whose protein sequence is MRTIEKMFYVLVLIAVQSCSKDAYIEMEEQSNLSITVASNIQTARENELFDLVNEHRLSIGLNELQFESVSYHYAKEHTRYMIDKGQTSHANFEQRAKSISDKTGASDVSENVAKDYDTVAEAFEAWLDSPNHRKNLEGDYTHSALSILPDEEGELYFTQIFVR, encoded by the coding sequence ATGAGAACAATTGAAAAAATGTTCTATGTATTGGTCCTTATAGCAGTTCAATCCTGTTCAAAGGACGCATATATAGAAATGGAAGAGCAAAGCAATTTGAGCATAACCGTTGCCTCCAATATTCAAACAGCACGGGAAAACGAGCTGTTTGATTTGGTGAACGAACATAGATTATCTATAGGACTCAACGAACTTCAATTTGAAAGTGTTTCCTATCATTATGCCAAAGAGCATACAAGGTACATGATCGATAAAGGACAGACCAGTCATGCCAACTTTGAACAAAGGGCCAAGAGCATATCAGACAAAACAGGGGCAAGCGATGTTTCTGAAAATGTAGCCAAGGATTATGATACGGTTGCCGAAGCCTTTGAAGCTTGGTTGGACAGCCCAAACCATAGAAAAAACTTGGAAGGGGATTACACCCATTCCGCTTTGAGTATCCTCCCTGACGAAGAGGGAGAGTTGTACTTCACACAAATTTTTGTTAGATAA
- a CDS encoding glycerol-3-phosphate dehydrogenase/oxidase: MQHIEFTNLNREKYIERLKTESFDLVIIGGGITGAGIALDAASRGLKVALLEKNDFASGTSSKSTKLIHGGLRYLKQFDFWLVKEVGSERAIVHKLAPHLVLPEKMLLPLIENGSYGKWLTSIGLKVYDILAQVSGDDKRQMLEKKEALKLEPLLPKKILNGAGYYAEYRTDDARLTIENIKTSLLFGAQALNYALVTDFLYKNEKVAGVKVKDEVTGTDFEIKSKYVISAAGPWVDDLRVLNNSKKGKQLHLTKGVHLVFPYEKLPVKQSVYFDIPDGRMMFAIPRGKITYVGTTDTNYNDNKDKVRTDIADAIYLISAVNNMFPDINLELDDIVSSWAGLRPLIHEEGKSASELSRKDEIFVSDTGLISIAGGKLTGYRKMAERVVDRVVEKLKLEYETETKKCYTDKISLCGNDNFKKYKHVKKYIDSVYERIKPHGFTKHDAWFLVTNYGEQTESILERYEKRTEKDNPTKLILAELEYGIHNEMVQNPMDFFIRRTGRLYFDIESITLYMDPVLKEFKKIFKTDDVQLTAWQETLENEIKEHSDFSLNRG; encoded by the coding sequence ATGCAGCATATAGAGTTTACCAATTTAAACCGCGAGAAATATATTGAACGATTAAAAACCGAATCTTTTGATCTGGTGATTATCGGAGGAGGGATTACCGGGGCAGGTATTGCGTTGGATGCAGCATCCAGGGGCTTGAAAGTAGCTTTGCTGGAAAAAAATGATTTCGCATCCGGTACCAGTAGCAAGTCCACCAAATTGATACACGGGGGCTTACGCTATTTAAAACAATTCGATTTTTGGCTGGTCAAGGAAGTGGGTTCTGAAAGGGCCATTGTACATAAATTGGCTCCGCATCTTGTTCTCCCTGAAAAAATGTTGTTGCCATTGATTGAAAACGGCTCTTACGGGAAATGGCTGACTTCTATCGGACTAAAGGTATACGATATTTTGGCCCAGGTTTCGGGTGATGATAAACGGCAAATGTTGGAGAAGAAGGAAGCCTTAAAATTGGAACCCCTTTTGCCCAAAAAGATATTGAACGGAGCGGGTTATTATGCCGAATATAGAACGGACGATGCCCGGCTCACCATTGAAAATATAAAGACAAGCTTACTTTTCGGTGCGCAGGCCTTGAACTACGCCTTGGTAACCGATTTTTTGTATAAAAATGAAAAGGTTGCGGGTGTAAAAGTAAAGGATGAGGTTACAGGGACGGATTTCGAAATCAAGTCCAAATACGTCATTAGTGCTGCAGGACCTTGGGTAGACGACCTTAGGGTGCTCAACAATTCCAAAAAGGGTAAGCAACTGCATCTGACCAAAGGGGTACATTTGGTTTTTCCATATGAAAAGCTTCCTGTAAAACAATCCGTTTATTTTGATATTCCCGATGGCCGAATGATGTTCGCCATACCAAGGGGGAAGATAACCTATGTAGGTACTACGGATACCAATTATAATGACAACAAGGACAAAGTGCGTACGGATATTGCCGATGCTATCTATCTTATTTCGGCGGTGAACAATATGTTCCCGGACATCAATCTGGAACTGGATGATATTGTTTCTTCCTGGGCAGGTCTACGTCCCTTGATTCATGAGGAAGGGAAATCGGCCTCCGAACTTTCTAGAAAAGATGAAATATTTGTGTCGGATACGGGGCTGATCAGTATCGCTGGGGGAAAACTTACGGGATACCGAAAAATGGCGGAACGTGTGGTAGACCGTGTAGTGGAAAAACTAAAGCTGGAATACGAAACCGAGACCAAGAAATGCTATACGGACAAGATTTCGCTCTGCGGAAACGACAACTTCAAAAAATACAAACATGTAAAAAAGTATATCGATTCGGTCTATGAACGAATCAAACCCCACGGCTTCACCAAACACGACGCTTGGTTTTTAGTGACGAATTATGGGGAACAAACGGAATCCATTTTGGAACGGTACGAAAAACGCACGGAAAAGGACAACCCCACCAAGCTTATTTTGGCCGAACTAGAGTATGGCATCCATAACGAAATGGTACAGAACCCCATGGACTTCTTCATCAGACGTACGGGCCGACTCTATTTTGATATTGAGAGTATTACCCTTTATATGGATCCTGTGCTAAAGGAATTCAAAAAGATTTTCAAAACTGATGATGTTCAACTAACGGCTTGGCAGGAAACCTTGGAGAATGAAATCAAGGAACATTCAGATTTTTCTTTGAACAGGGGGTGA
- a CDS encoding 3-hydroxyanthranilate 3,4-dioxygenase, with amino-acid sequence MGIKPPFNLNQWIEENRQTLKPPVGNKNLYKDAGDYIVMVVAGPNARKDYHYNETEELFYQLEGTIEVHIQEDGKKKTMKLGPGDMYLHPAKVPHSPVRHENSIGLVIERKRADMNVDDGLLWFCDNCNHKLYEAYFTLHDIEKDFLRHFNHFYSSEALRTCDTCGTVMPVDERYMAKEA; translated from the coding sequence ATGGGAATAAAACCTCCATTCAACCTCAATCAATGGATTGAGGAAAACAGACAAACGTTAAAACCCCCAGTAGGCAACAAAAACCTGTATAAGGACGCTGGTGATTACATTGTTATGGTCGTGGCGGGCCCCAATGCTAGAAAAGATTACCACTATAATGAAACTGAGGAGCTTTTTTATCAGTTGGAGGGTACTATTGAAGTTCACATTCAGGAGGATGGCAAAAAGAAAACCATGAAATTGGGCCCTGGAGACATGTACCTGCATCCTGCCAAGGTTCCCCATTCGCCCGTAAGACATGAAAACTCCATAGGACTTGTCATAGAGAGAAAGCGAGCAGACATGAACGTGGATGACGGTTTACTATGGTTTTGTGACAATTGCAACCATAAACTCTACGAAGCCTATTTCACCCTTCACGATATTGAAAAGGATTTTTTGCGACATTTTAATCATTTTTATAGTTCCGAGGCATTGAGGACCTGTGACACCTGTGGAACGGTCATGCCCGTAGACGAACGTTATATGGCTAAAGAAGCGTAA
- a CDS encoding hemerythrin domain-containing protein, with protein sequence MNIYKAIKDDHDIQRELCSKILKTSGDSEERRNIWEELKKELEVHEVAEERFFYSPLIDSDKMQEDARHGMAEHHEMDELIEELDDTDMSSPHWLATMQKLAEKVEHHLKDEEEDFFIKAKKIYSSEEAESLAKSYGETVSEYRKGWPEAIPGKE encoded by the coding sequence ATGAACATTTATAAAGCCATCAAGGATGATCATGATATCCAACGGGAATTATGCTCCAAAATACTCAAAACTTCAGGAGATTCTGAGGAAAGAAGAAATATCTGGGAGGAATTGAAGAAGGAATTGGAAGTACATGAAGTTGCGGAAGAACGATTTTTTTATTCCCCTTTGATAGATTCCGATAAGATGCAGGAAGATGCCAGACACGGCATGGCAGAACACCATGAAATGGACGAACTCATAGAAGAACTGGACGATACCGATATGAGTTCACCCCATTGGCTGGCCACTATGCAAAAACTTGCCGAAAAAGTGGAACACCATTTAAAGGATGAGGAAGAGGACTTCTTTATAAAAGCAAAGAAAATCTATTCCAGTGAAGAAGCGGAATCCCTAGCCAAAAGCTATGGGGAAACGGTTTCAGAATATAGGAAGGGATGGCCAGAAGCTATTCCAGGTAAAGAATAG
- a CDS encoding antibiotic biosynthesis monooxygenase family protein — protein MKTKPYYAVIFTSVRTDGDKGYSKMAEAMDELAKTQPGYLGIESAREDIGITVSYWESLEAIAHWKSNSEHMFAQSKGISDWYQNYTVRICKVEREYSWEK, from the coding sequence ATGAAAACCAAACCCTATTATGCCGTAATATTCACTTCCGTTCGTACGGATGGTGATAAAGGTTATTCGAAAATGGCAGAGGCCATGGATGAATTGGCCAAAACCCAACCCGGCTATCTGGGCATTGAAAGTGCTAGGGAAGATATTGGGATTACTGTCAGTTACTGGGAAAGTCTGGAGGCCATTGCCCATTGGAAAAGCAATTCTGAACATATGTTTGCCCAGTCCAAGGGAATTAGTGACTGGTATCAAAATTATACCGTTAGAATTTGCAAGGTGGAACGGGAGTACTCTTGGGAAAAGTAA
- a CDS encoding CvpA family protein — translation MNFLDIVLGLLLLWGLWKGLSNGLLVEIASIIAIIAGIYGAIHFSYIAGDYLSERMDWDEKFINIAALVITFILIVMAVHLLGKILTKIIDIAMLGILNKLAGAIFGILKVTVILGALLVFIKRLDANFELPSQEMKATSVLYAPLIDIGGFLFDTVLQGELTESSDV, via the coding sequence ATGAATTTTTTGGACATTGTACTGGGATTGCTTCTTTTATGGGGTCTTTGGAAAGGACTTAGCAATGGTCTTTTGGTGGAGATAGCCTCTATCATTGCCATTATTGCAGGTATTTATGGAGCGATTCATTTTTCGTACATCGCGGGTGATTATTTATCCGAAAGAATGGACTGGGATGAAAAGTTCATCAATATTGCCGCTTTGGTCATTACTTTTATTTTAATCGTGATGGCCGTACATCTTCTGGGAAAGATATTGACCAAAATAATCGATATAGCCATGTTGGGCATTCTAAACAAACTGGCAGGAGCTATATTTGGCATACTTAAAGTTACCGTCATTTTGGGTGCCCTATTGGTATTTATTAAGCGGCTTGACGCAAATTTTGAACTTCCCTCACAGGAAATGAAAGCAACATCCGTGCTTTATGCACCCTTGATAGATATTGGGGGGTTTTTATTCGATACCGTATTACAAGGAGAATTAACGGAATCTTCCGATGTTTAG
- a CDS encoding CAP domain-containing protein, which yields MKMRLLFAIPVLFVLLHSCTAEPLQDDTIIEEAQNNAFLEQEVLSIVNDHRVSLGLNKLEFSEIAYKYANKHTDYMIAKGSLSHDNFSARASSINSEVTVKMVAENVAKDYDTAMEAFEGWYQSSSHKKTMEGEFSHTAVSVKKNAQGEFYYTQLFYQE from the coding sequence ATGAAAATGAGATTGCTATTCGCTATCCCAGTGTTGTTTGTATTGCTCCATTCTTGTACGGCCGAACCATTGCAGGACGATACAATTATTGAGGAAGCTCAAAATAACGCATTTCTGGAACAGGAAGTACTGAGCATAGTCAACGATCACAGAGTTTCTTTAGGCCTGAACAAACTTGAGTTCAGCGAAATCGCCTACAAGTATGCGAACAAACATACGGACTACATGATAGCCAAAGGCAGTTTAAGCCATGACAATTTTAGCGCTAGGGCGTCCAGCATTAATTCTGAGGTTACCGTAAAAATGGTAGCGGAAAATGTGGCCAAGGATTACGATACGGCCATGGAAGCCTTTGAGGGATGGTATCAAAGTAGCAGCCATAAGAAGACCATGGAAGGCGAATTTTCACATACAGCGGTTAGCGTAAAAAAGAATGCCCAAGGCGAATTTTACTATACACAGCTTTTCTATCAGGAATAG
- a CDS encoding YkgJ family cysteine cluster protein, with protein sequence MTLPQKVTLIEQLFHQLEKETAAFQNNTGLSCLSGCGRCCTHPDIEASPLEFLPWAFHLFLNGEAEKMLQVLREIQTATCINYQPLTIVDQGHCKTYKYRGLICLLFGYAANTDKYGKLRLTTCKVIKEGQAVNFASASDKINQGLSVPIFTEYYMQLNQIDFRMGNIIVPVNQALRLALEEVLQYYAYRPLPLSDKECV encoded by the coding sequence ATGACCTTACCGCAAAAAGTAACGTTGATAGAACAGTTGTTCCATCAACTGGAAAAGGAAACCGCAGCTTTTCAAAATAATACAGGTTTAAGTTGTCTTTCCGGCTGTGGAAGGTGCTGTACCCATCCAGATATAGAAGCGTCCCCATTGGAGTTTTTACCATGGGCCTTTCACTTGTTTTTAAATGGCGAGGCCGAAAAAATGTTACAGGTTCTTAGGGAGATTCAAACCGCTACCTGTATAAACTACCAGCCACTTACCATTGTAGATCAAGGTCATTGCAAGACCTATAAGTATCGAGGGCTTATATGCCTGTTGTTTGGTTATGCGGCCAACACGGACAAATATGGCAAGCTTAGATTGACAACTTGTAAGGTCATTAAGGAAGGTCAAGCGGTAAATTTTGCTTCGGCTTCGGACAAAATAAATCAAGGCCTTTCCGTACCCATTTTCACGGAATATTACATGCAGCTCAACCAGATTGATTTTCGTATGGGAAATATCATTGTGCCCGTGAACCAGGCATTACGATTGGCCCTGGAAGAAGTGTTGCAATACTATGCCTATAGACCCTTGCCACTTTCGGACAAGGAGTGCGTTTAA